From Piliocolobus tephrosceles isolate RC106 chromosome 16, ASM277652v3, whole genome shotgun sequence, the proteins below share one genomic window:
- the LOC111521224 gene encoding olfactory receptor 1A2, translating to MKKENQSSHLDFILLGVTGQQEQNNVFFVIFLCIYPISLTGNLLIILAIQADIRLHNPMYFFLFNLSLVDIFSSSVTIPKMLANHLLGSKSISFGGCLTQMYFMIALTNADSYTLAAMAYDRAVAISRPLHCTTIMSPRSCVLLVVGSWAIGNASALPHTLLTASLSFCGNQEVANFYCDIMPLLKLSCSDVRFNVRTMYVGAGVFSVPLLCIIVSYVQVFSTVFQVPSTKSLFKAFSTCGSHLMVVFLYYGTTMGMYLRPLTSYSPKDAVITVMYVAVTPALNPFIYSLRNRDMKAALQKLFSKRISS from the coding sequence atgaagaaagaaaatcagtccTCTCATCTGGATTTTATTCTCCTGGGAGTTACCGGTCAGCAAGAACAGAATAATgtcttctttgtgatttttttgtgcATTTACCCCATATCACTGACTGGAAACCTGCTCATCATCTTGGCCATTCAGGCTGACATTCGCCTTCACAACcccatgtattttttccttttcaacctCTCCTTGGTTGACATATTCTCCTCATCTGTAACCATCCCTAAGATGCTGGCCAACCACCTCTTGGGCAGCAAATCCATCTCTTTTGGGGGATGCCTAACGCAGATGTATTTCATGATAGCCTTGACGAATGCAGACAGCTATACCTTGGCTGCAATGGCATATGATCGAGCTGTGGCCATCAGCCGGCCACTTCACTGCACAACAATTATGAGTCCACGGTCTTGTGTCCTGCTAGTTGTTGGGTCTTGGGCGATTGGAAATGCCAGTGCCCTCCCCCACACTCTCCTGACAGCTAGTTTGTCCTTCTGTGGCAACCAGGAAGTGGCCAATTTCTACTGCGACATTATGCCTTTGCTGAAGTTGTCCTGTTCTGACGTCCGCTTTAATGTGAGGACGATGTACGTAGGGGCCGGCGTTTTCTCTGTGCCATTGCTATGCATCATTGTCTCCTATGTTCAGGTCTTTTCCACAGTCTTCCAAGTTCCGTCCACCAAGAGTCTATTTAAAGCCTTCTCCACCTGTGGCTCCCACCTCATGGTTGTTTTTTTATATTATGGTACAACGATGGGCATGTATTTGCGCCCTCTGACCAGTTACAGCCCAAAAGATGCAGTGATCACTGTGATGTATGTGGCAGTGACCCCAGCATTAAATCCATTCATCTATAGTCTGAGAAATCGGGACATGAAGGCGGCCCTGCAGAAACTCTTCAGCAAGAGAATCTCCTCATAG